Within Triplophysa rosa unplaced genomic scaffold, Trosa_1v2 scaffold306_ERROPOS78734, whole genome shotgun sequence, the genomic segment CGATAAACACCTTCAAAAGAGACAGCATCAATTGTAATAACACATTCTTCACTGCATTGAAATTCTCACACTGTCtcgctgctgctgttgttgttggtagcaatcaaataaaacaagtgTCAAGACTGATAGGAAATGATCTTACAAGAGCTCTGTCTCGGACATGATTCCTGGAGTTGAGTTCTCCACCTGTATATATGTCAGTTTCATAGAGCGTGTAGCCATAAAACTGACCATTGATGCCATTTGCTGGAAGATTCTCCATGTTGAGGGGATCATCAGCTCTGATACGCTATTGGACAAAAACAAGATCACGTGTCGAGGATACATCTCCAAAGTCAATGCTCTATAGCCCTGACAACACATGTGACTTACTCAAAACAGTTGATTCAAAGAGACAGTATTGCTTTTTGCTTGACTTTTAACACACATTTGGTTACACATTTTATAACCGGGCTGTCGACCTCTGGTTATAACAGAAACTTCTGCTcagaaaaaagtcaaataacacaaaacaggGTTCTTACGGTTTCCACACACTGAAGACTCTGCCATAGAGAAATGTAATGAGTGACAACCACAGGCTCATACGCTCTCCTGCTCTGAACAGACGGTGGATCTAATAACGGCTCATCTGGTATAGATAGAGGCAGAATAAAACCAGGTGTTCATCTCCACAAATGCCATTTGAATCCATTATGAGATGTAAAGGACGTATAGAGAAATATAGAAGGTATGACGTTTAGAAAGGTACTGTTGTAAGTGCTCAGCAGGTTCCTCAAGAGATGATATTTGACTGTGTAATCGCCGCTCTCAGTTAATGGAGCATCATAATCTAGAAGGAATATGGAGGTGAATGTGACAAAATTAGCTTTCCTGAGACCCGCATCATTTCACATAgtattaaaaaaacactaaaccGTAGCTGCTCGTCTGTGGTTTGTAGGTGCCAAAGTCGATCGCTCCATTCATGAATCCAAAGCTGGTTCCTCCATGAAACATGTAGAAATTGATGGACACACCGCGATCCAGAAGCTCCCGCACCGTGGAGATCATTTCTGTCACAACATATGGATGCAATGTCAGAGCCGACAACTACAAATACAGGATAAGATGTCAAATGTACACATGGCATTGTGTTGCGTTATGTATGCAGAGTAAGTGTGAATTTCTTTAGTTCAAACACTTTTTTGCTCAAAGCACACTGGATAGGCAGATTCTTTACCTTGCGCATCAAAAACATGATGAGGTTCCCCCCAAACATCAAACCAGCCTGACCAATACTCCATTACCAGCAACGGCTTCTGTGGCTGCAACACAAATGTTTAAGTCTCAAATCGCTCATGtagatttattattattgaataGTGCTTTATTCAGGGACATTTCACACCATTCTTCTCTCTAAATGCAGATATATAGGCATTTTAACGCAGTAGTCActtactgaaataaataaatacaattgtaaaaaggagaaaatattttataatcaaACCTCACTTTACTGACCTGCAATTCTGCAAGATGCTGTACGTCACCGTAAGACAATTTCTGTAGGTTGACTGCCTGCAAGACTTTATCACATGATGCAGTAATTTATATATAATCTATGGCAGAACACTGTCACTCAGTTTTATTCACACAGTACAGTCAATATCTATAGTTACAAGGAAAAGTTTGTAAACCGTTTGGATTGATCTGTCATAAATattagttaaagggacagttcacccaaaaatgaaaattctgtcatcgtttactcaccttctaattgttccaaatctgtataaatgtctttgttctgatgaacacagagaaagatatttggaagaatgcttgtaaccaaacagttcttggccaccattgtctaacatagtaggaaaagtgactttataatttctgttttgttttgtttaacacaaaagaagatatttttaagaatgcaggacagcaaacagttctggggcacttttgatacgattgtcatttttcctactatggtagtcaatggggtccaagaactgttcgtCCAAGTATCTACTCTGTGTTCAATCAaactaagaaatgtatacaggtttggaactagagagtgagtaattcatgacagaattttttattttgggtgaactacccctttaatgtTTGTGACTTAATAGTTTAGTCAAAATATGTTTGCCTATAATTAAAAGAGATTCAATCACACATTTACAGTGACCAGGCAGAATACCAGGTGATCTTGCATGGTTTactttcaacttaaaaaatgtgAACATCCAGAAAGCATCAGTGACACATTATTAGGAATAGTTCATcgaaatatgaaaatgaatttaCATTTCCCTCATGCCATTCTAGATGTACGTATATAACTTAGGtcctttaatttattttcttttttttgccttTACTGTTGGCAGGAGGGTGAAGAGTTGACAGGAAAGGGGTGATAAAGGGGTGGGGGTGATAAAGTTTAAAGAGGGGGTGTTGGATCGGGACATGACCCGTTGGAATCAAATTTGGATAAGCCAACAGCTGTAATTTAAAAGCACTACTGCCCTGACAACAAACGAACAACTTTATATTGAAATGCTGTCATGTTTTCTTCTTATATAGGGGTCAAGATGGCAAAGAAGAAAAAATCttatatattgttatatttctgtaaactattcctttagaaATGGTCAAAAATGAATGGATGTCCATAAGGTACCTCCATCAACCCCTCCACACTTCAACCCTTCCCGGTTATCTGATGTCAGGAGAAGTTCTGAGATGCCCTGGGACAGTAATGCCTGTTGATTTAGAGTAATCATGTGTTTGCATTTAAAGCATTGAATTGAAAGTAGGGATactccgataccattttttgaagatcgagtacgagtaccgatatagttttttctggtactcgccgatactataccgatgcctgtacctgtatttgtttttgtgagATGGCAATTTTAATTctcgagtacgagtacatgagcttggtaacGGGTTCCATACTGATACTggtatcagtgcatccctaattgAAAGTCATAAGCATTGGCTTATTGATAAAGATCTGCACCTCTTTGATGAACGACATATACTGGTCATCTTTTGCATATGAACCATATTCATTCTCCACTTGAAGAGCAATAACAGGACCCCCTCTTTTAAACTGCAGGGAGAGGCGTGAAGACAGTGACATAACCGAAATTTAACAAGCCAACCAATCAACAGATGCGTTACCTGGAGCGGTACGATTTTCGGCATGAGTTTATCAAAGTATGAATTAATGGCAGTTGTGAAACCAGAGTAAGTCGTTCTTAGTTTCATTTGTTTGTCTTGCAGTAGCCAGCtggttaaaaaaagacaaaacatgatGGTAATACAACGTTTTAACTTATTAATAAAGCAAAGATACAGACACACATTCACTACAAACATTTCTACACATTTGCATATTACAGGTGAGCTTCTGACCTTGGTAACCCACCCAGATCCCATTCGGCACATATGTACGGCCCTGGACGAAGAATAACCCACAGGCCTAATTCATCTGCAAGACGAACGTATGCCCTCGAAAcaagcaataaataaatgaaattaaaatacaaatgaataaattaatattgGCAGAAATGAAACATgacaaatcatacttttatggCAAACATCACAATTGATTTTTGGTGTTTTAAAACCATTTGTGCTGGTTGTATTAGAAATGATTTGATCATAAATGATGTTGCTTTCAGATTTACGACGGAGAAAGGAACCCAACTTTCATGCCATTTCATGTACAAAgactacaaaatattactaTATTACAGAATTTTGACTTTAACCAATACCCAGCATCCTAAGTATCTGTataacaccttagcaaccacatagcagtACCCTGGCAACCAGCATCCTAGCACCTTAGAGACCAATTTTGCACCACCAGAACTACTGTTTTCTGAAAAATCTACATTCATCTTCTCTTAGGAAAGTTGACAAGTTTAGCTCACTCCAAATCCAGCTCCTCGTGAAACACATACACTCCTCTTTCAGGTTCATGCAGATTCCACGGCACATACCTGAAAGACAGAACTGATTCAATACTTCAATAAGATTTGAACAGAATAAGACGTTTATCACACGAATAACCTTGAATATGTCGCTGTCTTACGTGGTGAGAGTGTTGAGACCACAGGCCTTGAGTTTCAGTAGCCGGTCTCTCCAGTGAGCCCTGGGGACCCGAAAGTAGTGGATCGAGCCGCCCAGGATCCTAAACGGTACTCCCTCTAAAGTAAAGTGGGTCGCGTTTGCACTCAGTCCTTCTCTCTCTGACATTTTCTGCAAAAGCCACAcgattcaaaactattttctaaGCTATTAACATGGTTTCcaggacagggattatcttaaaccaagactaggctttagttaaattgggatatttaagatgttttaaaaaacataccttacaaaaacattactggtgtgcttctcgagacaaaacatggcaatgatcttttttaagatatgtcagtgtaagttgttttcgatcaagacacctttaacatttaagatagtctgggactagtcttaaaccctgtctgggaaactgccccaTAAAGTAACAACAAAgtacaaatgaatattattaaACAAGCTCAAAGTCTTACCTTACATATAGAAAGAAATGACAGTGGTAGAGAAATGAGTAGTGGAAGCAGTGAAGCTGTGGAAACAGTACCAGCCGGACCAAAGACAAATCAATGAAGCAATGCCCAGAATGGTTTGATACAAAGAGAACAATGTGGCCTTTGCTGCaatgagcaaacaaacaaatagcCCTACTGTTGTTGTGGTTTGTGGGAAgaggacttttattttaaaactaaatagaTGGCCTGCaggctacactataacctttctcttgtttaagcttggcgaagtgatatggaactgtaatgcggtcagcagacctggaacatcTTCATAGGTGTAAATTTAATGAAAGTTAATGCTACCCATAGAACATTtgtcagattgaagcattcaaaaGTCCCGTGGTATTACATAACTTATGACGTTTACAATTAGCAAATGTATTGTGCAGTTTAAAAGAATGTGCCTATATATGAGTGTATATGTAAAATCTGAGTAGATCCAGAGCTGACGCCATGTAGAGTCCTTACAGGTGTTGGGTCATTGGCACAAATTATCACATAAATGTGCTGCACATGTCATCACGGCACGGATTCACACAGGGCTTATCTTAAAAATGCATTGGAAAATTATTACTgctgtgcatcttgagacaaaacaatggcactgatatactttaaagtgacagttcaccgcCCAAAACAAAAtttggtcatcatttacgcagcctcatgtcatttcaaacctgtatgactttctttccgcagaacacaaaataagatattttgaagaatgttgttatttGACACCCATTAACTTGCATTAGTTGTGTCCATCCAATAAACGCCCTGGAGTGAATGAGCGCTGGTGatctttggttaccaactttcttgaTTAGGATAAAAATgatggggcatgttgtcacacatATGAGGTAAGCCCTAAAGGGGATCAAGCCATTAAACTGCCAAAGTTAAACAATGATAAAATGATGTAAGGCAAAACAGAGCAATAGCAAAAAATCATTGCTGCTGCTATTGCTATTGATACATTGTTTCGTCTCAGACTTCTAAAATTGcttcagagaaaaaaaatagaCACAAACGTCAGTTGTTAAAATAGTGTGGAGTTTATAAAACATGTCTGGGTCCACCGACGCAAAACTCCATATAAATCCAATGCATATTCATAAATTTTCACATTATTAGTTgtaatacagtatgttaaaaCAAGCCATAGGCATACAaccaaaatgaaatgaagaagccTACATTATAATCagctttattttgtaaaaaagtaGTTTACTTTGGCAGGATTTGTGAAGCTTAATGAGCAGCACAGAGAAATATTGCTAAAAGGACATTTGGATTTCATTTGTAGCCTAATTGTGACTAAAATTGATCCAAGGGTCTAAAGAATccttata encodes:
- the glb1l2 gene encoding beta-galactosidase-1-like protein 2 isoform X2, coding for MSEREGLSANATHFTLEGVPFRILGGSIHYFRVPRAHWRDRLLKLKACGLNTLTTYVPWNLHEPERGVYVFHEELDLEAYVRLADELGLWVILRPGPYICAEWDLGGLPSWLLQDKQMKLRTTYSGFTTAINSYFDKLMPKIVPLQFKRGGPVIALQVENEYGSYAKDDQYMSFIKEALLSQGISELLLTSDNREGLKCGGVDGVLQAVNLQKLSYGDVQHLAELQPQKPLLVMEYWSGWFDVWGEPHHVFDAQEMISTVRELLDRGVSINFYMFHGGTSFGFMNGAIDFGTYKPQTSSYDYDAPLTESGDYTVKYHLLRNLLSTYNNEPLLDPPSVQSRRAYEPVVVTHYISLWQSLQCVETRIRADDPLNMENLPANGINGQFYGYTLYETDIYTGGELNSRNHVRDRALVFIDRELIGVLDYRTQKIRIPHIKGEMTLGLLVENCGRVNYGPGLDNQRKGLVGDITLNDVPLKKFTMYCLEMKPSYINRLESLKWVSVGKKPSYPAFFRGRLVVDEPTDTFVKLPNWSKGVVFVNGRNLGRHWSVGPQKGLYLPGPWLRSGDNQIVVFEEFKADETIHLSENPEYGKIIDVSRHPFCTLM
- the glb1l2 gene encoding beta-galactosidase-1-like protein 2 isoform X1, whose product is MSEREGLSANATHFTLEGVPFRILGGSIHYFRVPRAHWRDRLLKLKACGLNTLTTYVPWNLHEPERGVYVFHEELDLEAYVRLADELGLWVILRPGPYICAEWDLGGLPSWLLQDKQMKLRTTYSGFTTAINSYFDKLMPKIVPLQFKRGGPVIALQVENEYGSYAKDDQYMSFIKEALLSQGISELLLTSDNREGLKCGGVDGVLQAVNLQKLSYGDVQHLAELQPQKPLLVMEYWSGWFDVWGEPHHVFDAQEMISTVRELLDRGVSINFYMFHGGTSFGFMNGAIDFGTYKPQTSSYDYDAPLTESGDYTVKYHLLRNLLSTYNNEPLLDPPSVQSRRAYEPVVVTHYISLWQSLQCVETRIRADDPLNMENLPANGINGQFYGYTLYETDIYTGGELNSRNHVRDRALVFIDRELIGVLDYRTQKIRIPHIKGEMTLGLLVENCGRVNYGPGLDNQRKGIVKSPFSIFLTYCRYCSCELLLLLVFSPSDTVLMYWQNFIFIDFSFHAGLVGDITLNDVPLKKFTMYCLEMKPSYINRLESLKWVSVGKKPSYPAFFRGRLVVDEPTDTFVKLPNWSKGVVFVNGRNLGRHWSVGPQKGLYLPGPWLRSGDNQIVVFEEFKADETIHLSENPEYGKIIDVSRHPFCTLM